One window from the genome of Magnolia sinica isolate HGM2019 chromosome 4, MsV1, whole genome shotgun sequence encodes:
- the LOC131244132 gene encoding FACT complex subunit SSRP1-like produces MDVFQTDEEDDEYETDKGEDFVVEKDDGGSPTDDFGDEESDACENGDDKEKPPKKEAKKEAAAPKASSSKRKSKDGDEDGSKKRKPKKKKDLNALKRAMSTFMFFSQADRDASYFWYAMLVFASCCL; encoded by the exons aTGGATGTTTTTCAAActgatgaggaagatgatgagtatgAAACTGACAAGGGTGAAGATTTTGTTGTGGAGAAGGATGATGGAGGCTCTCCTACTGATGATTTTGGAGATGAAGAATCAGATGCTTGTGAAAACGGTGATGACAAAGAA AAGCCTCCCAAGAAGGAAGCTAAGAAAGAAGCAGCTGCTCCTAAGGCATCTTCTTCTAAGAGGAAATCCAAAGATGGAGATGAAGATGGTTCAAAGAAGAGGAaaccaaagaagaaaaaggatCTTAATGCACTAAAGAGAGCTATGTCTACTTTTATGTTCTTCTCACAAGCCGACAGAGATGCAAGTTATTTTTGGTATGCCATGTTGGTTTTTGCTTCTTgttgcctttaa